The Dehalococcoidia bacterium DNA window ACTCCAAACGGGCAAGAAACAGCGTAACGTAGCGTTCGAACACGGCAACTGCAACAAGAAATCCATTACCCTGGACCTGCGCAAGCCAAAGGGCAGAGAGGTTCTTTACAAGCTGGTAGAGAAGTCGGATGTGTTTGTTCACAATCTGCGAAGTGAGCCGGCCACCCGGCTGGGTTTGGATTATGCTACTGTGTCCCAACACAATCCCCGGTTGATATACTCGGAGTGCTCTGCTTGGGGACCCAAAGGCCCCGGCGCCGATCGAGCGGCTTATGACAGGATGGCAATGGCGCGATCGGGAATCATGACCATTGCCGGAGAGCCGGGCGCGCCGCCCAGCTATATCAACGGCGCCATCGCTGACCATACGGGGGCTAACATGGCGGCTTTCGGGATAGTGCTCGGTCTGCTAATGCGAGAGAAGTTCGGGATAGGGCAACAAGTGGAGTCCTCACTGCTCGGCAGCATGGTTCATTTGATGAGTCTCAATGTTGAAACTAAGGTGATCACCAACAATGAAATAGCGCGGTATGCCAGAGCCAAAGCGCCCAATCCTATGTGGAATGAGTACAGGTGCCAGGATGACAAGTGGATATCCCTTGGTATGCTTCAATCGGATCGCTATTGGCATTCCTTCTGCCAGGCCCTTGAAATAGGGGACGTAGGAGAAAACCCGCGTTTCGCGAATATCAGGGAAAGGGCCAAGAACAACGTCGTGCTGATAAAGATCCTCGACGAGGTCTTTGCCTCCAGGCCCCGCCATGAATGGATCGACAGGATGGATGCTCGGGGAGACCTTATCTTTGAGCCGGTGAACAGCTTCGCCGATTTGGTGGAAGACCCTCAAGTCATGGCCAACAACTACATCACTGAGTATGAACATCCAACTTACGGAAAGACGCGCATGGTCGGGTGTCCCATCCATTTCAACGCCAACTCGACTTCAGTGATCAAGCTACCCCCACCGCAACTGGGGGAACATACCGAGCAGGTCCTTCAAGAGATTCTGGGATACAGCTGGGACGATATCATCCACCTCAAAGACGAAGGGGTCATCTAAAACCGCCAAAAGGACAAGCTTAACCACACGGGTCCGATGAAAAGGGGAAAATCCAAAAACACAAACCGTAGATGTCGACAACTGCTGGAACATCGTGATCGATCGTCGTGCTAGCAGAATACGATGCCACTTAAATCCGGATTTTAGCATGCCATCAGTTCGATGAAAGGGGGTGATTATACAGACAAAATAGGAATTGTCCAATGACAGGCAAATCGGTTTCCCGGGTAGAGCATCTAAAAGGAAATTACGATCAGGAGCGCAGATAAGGAGATACATGTCGGAAACCAAAGGGAAGACCAACAAACCGGAATTAGAGGATTTGAGCGGTCCGTTCAATCCCAATCTGAAGTTCGAGGATTTTTCCAAGGAATTTCTCCTAAAACTCATGGAGCTATGGCAATATGCCTGGCTTCAACAGACAGAAGCTTTCACGGCAGCCATCAAGAAACGGTGCGGGGAGGAGGTGGCCAATGAATGCGAGACTGAAGCCTGGGAAACAATGAGCCGGAAGGTAAATCCCAGATATGCCAAGCTGGGCAAGATCGAACTGAACACCGTGTTGGATAGCCTGAAGGTTCTCCAGTTGCCTCTGGATAATAGCATATCGGGCCTTTTTGCCCAGGAGTACGATATCAAGAGCCCGAATCATGTCATCCAGACCGTCAAAAGGTGCCGGTCACTGGAATACTTTGAGGAGAAGTGCCCTGAGAGGATAGACCACGTGTGCTATGTTACTGAGCCGCAGCTTTTCATGAACTATATGATGAATCCCAAGCTTAAGATAACTCCTCTGAAGCGGCCCCCCAGAAAAAGCAAGGATGACATCTGTTGCCAGTGGGAACTGAAGATTGAGGAATAGGGAGACACGTCACATCATCGGAGAAGCCGAACAATTCTT harbors:
- a CDS encoding CoA transferase, coding for MANPLEGYRVLDVTTWFQSLATRMLADLGAEVIKIEPQHSGGDPVRGVVSQAELQTGKKQRNVAFEHGNCNKKSITLDLRKPKGREVLYKLVEKSDVFVHNLRSEPATRLGLDYATVSQHNPRLIYSECSAWGPKGPGADRAAYDRMAMARSGIMTIAGEPGAPPSYINGAIADHTGANMAAFGIVLGLLMREKFGIGQQVESSLLGSMVHLMSLNVETKVITNNEIARYARAKAPNPMWNEYRCQDDKWISLGMLQSDRYWHSFCQALEIGDVGENPRFANIRERAKNNVVLIKILDEVFASRPRHEWIDRMDARGDLIFEPVNSFADLVEDPQVMANNYITEYEHPTYGKTRMVGCPIHFNANSTSVIKLPPPQLGEHTEQVLQEILGYSWDDIIHLKDEGVI
- a CDS encoding DUF6125 family protein, with the protein product MSETKGKTNKPELEDLSGPFNPNLKFEDFSKEFLLKLMELWQYAWLQQTEAFTAAIKKRCGEEVANECETEAWETMSRKVNPRYAKLGKIELNTVLDSLKVLQLPLDNSISGLFAQEYDIKSPNHVIQTVKRCRSLEYFEEKCPERIDHVCYVTEPQLFMNYMMNPKLKITPLKRPPRKSKDDICCQWELKIEE